The Serratia rhizosphaerae genome has a segment encoding these proteins:
- the macA gene encoding macrolide transporter subunit MacA produces the protein MKFMGRLRRRTIVIVGLVVIAVAAFWFFRQPAAVDYKTVKVAKRDLQQNVLATGQLDAVRKVDVGAQVSGQLESLTVEIGDKVKKGQLLGVIDPQQAQNSIRESEAMLRELHAQLQQAQAEQHLAAVTLQRNRALSRVQAVSRQDLDKYTSELAVKKAQVESIKAQIARNQASLDTAKINLAYTRIEAPMDGDVVQITTLQGQTVIAAQQAPNILTLADLSTMLVKAQVSEADVIHLKPGQKAWFTVLGDPNKRFDGVLKDIQPTPEKVNNAIFYYARFEVPNPQGLLRLQMTAQVHIQLGGISQAMAIPLAALGEQIADNRYYVAVLKQGKEEKREVTIGMRNNIDVQIIKGLGVGDEVIVNRGGAEAN, from the coding sequence ATGAAGTTTATGGGACGTCTACGACGCAGGACGATCGTCATCGTGGGACTGGTGGTTATCGCCGTGGCGGCATTCTGGTTTTTCCGTCAGCCGGCAGCGGTGGACTATAAAACGGTGAAGGTGGCCAAGCGCGACCTGCAGCAAAACGTACTGGCGACCGGTCAGCTGGATGCGGTACGCAAAGTTGACGTCGGCGCGCAGGTCAGCGGCCAGTTGGAAAGCCTGACGGTTGAAATTGGCGATAAAGTGAAGAAGGGCCAGCTGCTGGGGGTGATCGATCCGCAGCAGGCGCAAAACAGCATCCGCGAAAGCGAGGCGATGCTGCGCGAACTGCATGCCCAGCTGCAGCAGGCGCAGGCCGAGCAGCATCTGGCGGCGGTCACCCTGCAGCGCAATCGCGCGCTGTCGCGTGTGCAGGCGGTATCGCGTCAGGATTTGGATAAATACACCAGCGAACTGGCGGTGAAAAAGGCGCAGGTGGAGAGTATCAAGGCGCAAATCGCCCGTAATCAGGCCAGCCTGGATACGGCCAAAATCAACCTGGCCTACACCCGCATCGAAGCGCCGATGGACGGTGACGTGGTGCAGATCACCACCCTGCAGGGGCAAACGGTGATTGCGGCGCAGCAGGCGCCGAACATTCTGACGCTGGCCGATCTCAGCACCATGCTGGTGAAGGCGCAGGTGTCCGAAGCCGACGTTATTCACCTGAAGCCGGGGCAAAAGGCCTGGTTTACCGTGTTGGGCGACCCGAACAAACGCTTTGACGGTGTGCTGAAAGACATTCAGCCGACGCCGGAGAAGGTCAACAACGCCATCTTCTACTATGCCCGTTTTGAGGTGCCGAACCCGCAGGGGCTGTTGCGTCTGCAGATGACCGCACAGGTGCACATTCAGTTGGGCGGCATCAGCCAGGCGATGGCGATCCCGCTGGCGGCGCTGGGCGAGCAAATTGCCGATAACCGCTATTATGTGGCGGTGCTGAAGCAGGGCAAGGAAGAGAAGCGCGAAGTGACCATCGGCATGCGTAATAATATAGACGTGCAGATTATCAAAGGGCTTGGGGTCGGCGACGAGGTTATCGTTAACCGCGGCGGCGCGGAGGCCAACTGA
- a CDS encoding ATP-dependent endonuclease: MYLERIEIVGFRGINRLSLTLDDNTLLLGENAWGKSSLLDALTLLLAPEETLYRFETHDFHFPPGDEAAKERYLQIIFTFCEKDIGHAHLPRYRHLSPLWVKAEDGLSRIHYRCEGEMTDDDTVCTWRSFLDADGNPLLLHHIDRLVRSIIRIHPVLRLRDARFIRRLRPSSLGDRLPADNEALAQQLDQLTRELVRNPQKLTNGELRQGLAAMQQLLEHYFSEQGSHVAGPRRQRRQQEQQAWRSLDNINRMVAEPNSRSMRLILLGMFSTLLQAKGNVKLEPHARPLLLVEDPETRLHPIMLSVAWGLLNQLPLQRITTTNSSELVSLVPVVHVCRLVRESGRVATYRLGSRGLGPEDSRRIAFHIRFNRPSSLFARCWLLVEGETEVWLLNELARQCGHNFQAEGVRVIEFAQCGLKPLLKFARRMGIEWHALVDGDEAGKKYANTVRSMLDNHEDNERDRLTALPAADMEHFMYKEGFSPVYHRVASVPVNAQMPMRKVILKAVHRASKPDLAIEVAMQAGEWGTDAVPALLKKMFSRVIWLARGRAD; the protein is encoded by the coding sequence ATGTACTTAGAACGCATTGAGATTGTAGGTTTCCGTGGCATTAATCGGCTGTCGCTGACGCTGGATGACAACACGCTGCTGCTCGGAGAAAACGCCTGGGGTAAATCCAGCCTGTTGGATGCGCTGACGCTGCTGCTGGCGCCGGAAGAGACGCTGTACCGCTTCGAAACGCATGACTTCCACTTCCCGCCCGGTGATGAAGCGGCCAAGGAGCGCTACCTGCAGATCATTTTTACGTTCTGTGAGAAGGACATCGGGCATGCCCATCTGCCGCGCTATCGCCATCTATCGCCGCTGTGGGTCAAGGCGGAGGATGGCCTGAGCCGCATCCATTATCGCTGCGAAGGGGAGATGACCGATGATGACACGGTGTGTACCTGGCGCAGCTTTCTGGATGCCGACGGCAACCCGCTGTTGCTGCATCATATCGACCGGCTGGTGCGCAGCATTATTCGTATTCACCCGGTGCTGCGGCTGCGCGATGCGCGCTTTATCCGGCGTTTACGCCCCAGCTCGCTCGGCGATCGGTTGCCTGCCGATAATGAGGCGCTGGCGCAGCAGCTTGACCAACTGACGCGTGAACTGGTGCGCAACCCGCAGAAACTGACCAATGGCGAGCTGCGTCAGGGGCTGGCGGCGATGCAGCAACTGCTGGAGCACTATTTTTCCGAGCAGGGTTCACACGTCGCCGGGCCGCGACGACAGCGCCGGCAGCAGGAGCAGCAGGCGTGGCGTTCGCTCGATAATATCAACCGCATGGTGGCCGAGCCGAACAGCCGCAGCATGCGGCTGATTTTGCTGGGCATGTTCTCGACGCTGCTGCAGGCCAAGGGGAATGTGAAGCTGGAACCTCATGCGCGCCCGCTGCTGCTGGTGGAGGATCCGGAAACCCGCCTGCATCCGATTATGCTGTCGGTCGCCTGGGGATTGCTGAATCAGCTGCCGCTGCAGCGCATCACTACCACCAACTCCAGCGAACTGGTATCGCTGGTGCCGGTGGTGCACGTCTGCCGGCTGGTGCGCGAGTCCGGCCGGGTGGCGACCTATCGCCTTGGGTCACGCGGTCTCGGGCCGGAAGACAGCCGGCGTATCGCCTTCCATATCCGGTTTAACCGTCCTTCTTCGCTGTTCGCCCGTTGCTGGCTGCTGGTGGAAGGGGAGACCGAAGTATGGCTGCTGAACGAGCTGGCGCGGCAGTGCGGGCATAATTTTCAGGCCGAGGGCGTCAGGGTGATTGAATTTGCCCAGTGCGGGTTAAAACCGCTGCTGAAGTTTGCCCGGCGGATGGGGATTGAGTGGCATGCGCTGGTGGATGGCGACGAGGCCGGCAAAAAGTACGCCAATACCGTGCGCAGCATGCTGGACAATCATGAGGATAATGAACGTGACCGTCTGACGGCGCTGCCGGCGGCGGACATGGAACACTTTATGTATAAAGAGGGATTCAGCCCGGTGTATCACCGGGTGGCCTCGGTGCCGGTTAACGCTCAGATGCCGATGCGCAAGGTGATCCTGAAAGCGGTGCACCGCGCCTCGAAGCCGGATCTGGCGATCGAAGTGGCGATGCAGGCGGGCGAGTGGGGCACCGACGCGGTGCCGGCGCTGCTGAAAAAAATGTTCTCACGGGTTATCTGGCTGGCGCGCGGCCGGGCCGACTAG
- the macB gene encoding macrolide ABC transporter ATP-binding protein/permease MacB, translated as MATLLELSGICRSYQSGEQTVEVLKNVTLSIDAGEMVAIIGASGSGKSTLMNILGCLDKPSAGTYRVAGQDVATLNGDALAALRREHFGFIFQRYHLLPHLSASHNVEVPAVYAGLGKAARRERATALLQRLGLGERVAYQPSQLSGGQQQRVSIARALMNGGQVILADEPTGALDSHSGEEVMAILKQLREQGHTVIIVTHDPTVAQQAERIIEIRDGEIINDSRPAGMPNPQAKSLDLATPAPSWQQASGRFREALVMAWRAMAANKMRTMLTMLGIIIGIASVVSILVIGDAAKQMVLADIKSIGTNTVDIYPGKDFGDDDPAYRQSLKYDDLDALREQPYVGALSPTIGSSMRLRMGNVDAAANVTGISEQFFRVYGMTFNQGSGIDQLQVQSQAQVVVIDANTKRRLFPHQKEVVGEVILVGNMPATVVGVAQEKQSMFGSSKTLSVWVPYSTMANRLMGNAYFDSITVRIRDGYNSQEAEQQLTRLLTLRHGKKDFFTYNMDSLVQTAEKTTRTLQLFLTLVAVISLVVGGIGVMNIMLVSVTERTREIGIRMAVGARSGDVLQQFLIEAVLVCLVGGALGIGLSFAIGLLVQLVLPGWQISFPPAALLSAFICSTGIGVVFGYLPARNAARLNPIDALARE; from the coding sequence ATGGCAACGCTGCTTGAGCTGAGCGGTATCTGCCGCAGCTATCAGTCTGGCGAACAGACCGTCGAGGTGCTGAAGAACGTGACGCTGAGCATCGACGCCGGCGAAATGGTGGCGATTATCGGCGCTTCCGGCTCCGGCAAATCGACGCTGATGAACATTCTCGGCTGTCTCGATAAGCCGAGCGCCGGCACGTACCGCGTGGCGGGGCAGGATGTGGCCACGTTGAACGGTGATGCCTTGGCGGCGCTGCGGCGTGAACATTTCGGCTTTATCTTCCAGCGCTACCATCTGCTGCCGCATCTGAGCGCCTCGCACAATGTCGAGGTGCCGGCGGTGTATGCCGGGCTGGGCAAAGCGGCACGGCGCGAACGCGCCACGGCGCTGTTGCAGCGGCTGGGATTGGGGGAGCGCGTCGCGTACCAGCCGAGCCAGCTGTCCGGCGGGCAGCAGCAGCGCGTCAGTATCGCCCGGGCGCTGATGAACGGCGGCCAGGTGATTTTGGCGGATGAGCCGACCGGGGCGCTGGACAGCCACTCCGGCGAAGAGGTGATGGCGATCCTCAAGCAGCTGCGCGAGCAGGGGCATACGGTGATTATCGTCACGCACGATCCGACGGTGGCGCAGCAGGCGGAGCGGATCATTGAAATTCGCGACGGCGAGATCATTAACGACTCCCGGCCGGCAGGCATGCCGAATCCGCAGGCCAAGTCATTGGATCTGGCGACGCCGGCGCCCTCCTGGCAGCAGGCGAGCGGACGTTTTCGCGAAGCGCTGGTGATGGCCTGGCGTGCGATGGCGGCGAATAAAATGCGCACCATGCTGACCATGCTGGGGATTATCATCGGCATCGCCTCGGTGGTCTCCATTCTGGTGATCGGCGACGCTGCCAAACAGATGGTGCTGGCGGATATCAAATCGATCGGCACTAATACGGTCGATATCTATCCGGGCAAAGATTTTGGCGATGACGATCCGGCCTATCGCCAGTCGTTGAAGTATGACGATCTCGATGCGCTGCGTGAACAGCCGTACGTCGGCGCGCTGTCACCGACCATCGGCAGCAGCATGCGGCTGCGCATGGGCAATGTGGATGCGGCGGCGAATGTGACCGGCATCAGCGAACAGTTTTTCCGCGTCTACGGTATGACATTCAACCAGGGGAGCGGCATCGACCAGCTGCAGGTGCAGTCGCAGGCGCAGGTGGTGGTGATCGACGCCAATACCAAGCGCCGTCTGTTCCCGCATCAGAAAGAGGTGGTCGGCGAGGTGATTCTGGTCGGCAATATGCCGGCAACGGTGGTGGGCGTCGCCCAGGAGAAGCAGTCGATGTTCGGCAGCAGCAAAACCCTGAGCGTCTGGGTGCCGTACAGCACCATGGCCAACCGGCTGATGGGCAATGCCTATTTTGATTCGATCACCGTACGCATCCGCGACGGCTACAACAGCCAGGAGGCGGAGCAGCAGCTGACGCGCCTGCTGACGCTGCGCCACGGCAAGAAAGACTTCTTTACCTACAACATGGACAGCCTGGTGCAGACCGCAGAGAAAACCACCCGCACCCTGCAGCTGTTCCTGACGTTGGTGGCGGTGATTTCGCTGGTGGTCGGCGGTATCGGGGTGATGAATATCATGCTGGTGTCGGTCACCGAGCGTACGCGTGAAATCGGCATCCGCATGGCAGTCGGCGCGCGTTCCGGCGACGTGCTGCAGCAGTTTCTGATTGAAGCGGTGCTGGTGTGTCTGGTGGGCGGTGCGCTGGGCATCGGCCTGTCGTTCGCCATCGGCCTGCTGGTGCAGCTGGTATTGCCGGGCTGGCAGATAAGCTTCCCGCCGGCGGCGCTGCTCAGCGCGTTTATCTGTTCCACCGGTATCGGCGTAGTGTTCGGCTATCTGCCGGCGCGCAATGCCGCCCGTCTTAACCCGATTGATGCGCTGGCGCGAGAATAA
- a CDS encoding VirK/YbjX family protein has product MSQFSFPLVVSQPMNGQRLITALLSGSMAPAQCWRKTSFRLKFLSRSLLNWQTTSGLMNTLADNPLLETILRAQPNLPCKLHRPYLAANMSKLDGLFALRDHYDLIAQRMPGKMLHGHLGTRPLVLSRATDKNGETVTLELAAIDKLNKEGETTLLLRNAAGVMLAEITFTLMHFRQKSTLFIGGLQGANVDVPHSEIQHATKACHGLFPKRLVLEGVCHLARHLGIQQVVAVGNGSHIYQNWRYKNKKRDLLHADYDQFWLSMAARPLPGGYFLLPERIARKPLEEVASKKRAEYRRRYQLLDALEQGLAAHFSR; this is encoded by the coding sequence ATGTCACAATTCAGCTTTCCGCTCGTTGTCAGCCAGCCGATGAACGGCCAACGGTTAATCACCGCCCTGCTAAGCGGCAGCATGGCGCCCGCCCAGTGCTGGCGAAAAACCTCGTTTCGCCTGAAGTTCCTCAGCCGTTCTCTGTTGAACTGGCAGACCACCAGCGGGCTGATGAACACGCTGGCGGACAACCCGCTGCTGGAAACCATCCTGCGCGCGCAACCCAACCTGCCGTGTAAACTGCACCGCCCGTATCTGGCAGCCAATATGAGCAAACTCGACGGCCTGTTTGCGCTGCGCGACCACTACGATCTGATTGCCCAGCGCATGCCGGGGAAAATGCTGCACGGGCACCTGGGCACACGGCCGCTGGTGTTAAGCCGCGCGACGGATAAAAACGGCGAGACGGTGACGCTGGAACTGGCGGCGATCGATAAGCTGAACAAGGAGGGAGAAACTACGCTGCTGCTGCGCAACGCCGCGGGCGTTATGCTGGCGGAAATCACCTTCACCCTGATGCATTTCCGGCAAAAGAGTACGCTGTTTATCGGCGGTCTGCAGGGGGCAAACGTTGACGTGCCGCACAGCGAGATTCAGCACGCGACTAAAGCCTGCCACGGCCTGTTCCCCAAACGGCTGGTGCTGGAAGGGGTGTGCCACCTGGCGCGCCATCTGGGGATTCAGCAAGTGGTGGCGGTCGGCAACGGCAGTCATATTTACCAGAACTGGCGCTATAAAAACAAAAAGCGCGACCTGCTGCATGCCGATTATGACCAGTTCTGGCTGTCGATGGCGGCCCGGCCGCTGCCCGGCGGCTACTTCCTGCTGCCGGAACGCATCGCCCGCAAACCGCTGGAGGAGGTCGCCAGCAAAAAACGCGCGGAATACCGCCGCCGCTATCAACTGCTGGACGCGTTGGAACAGGGGCTGGCCGCGCATTTTTCCCGGTGA
- the hcr gene encoding NADH oxidoreductase: protein MTQPHPLCPNRMQVHSIRQETADVWTLNLICHDFYPYQPGQFALVSIRNSEDTLRAYTLSSSPGLSPFLSISVRCLPDGVGSRWLTQEVRPGNTLWLSDAQGEFSCVQHPAERYLMLAAGCGVTPIISMCRWLAANRPACDVQVIFSVRSPEAVIFAEQWRQLCAAHPSLKLTLMVEHRAQPGFLSGRISDAVLRQHVPDIAERRVMTCGPVPYMAQVEQLCLALGVPPARLHKEQFHTPAENAGQADNTLALRIGRPLREFRVPVGSTLLAALESHRLPVTAACRAGVCGSCKTRVLDGDYTTSSTMTLTPEEIAQGYVLACSCQLHGDVTLA from the coding sequence ATGACCCAACCCCATCCTTTGTGTCCGAACCGCATGCAGGTGCATTCCATCCGGCAGGAAACCGCCGACGTCTGGACGCTGAACCTGATCTGCCACGATTTTTACCCTTATCAGCCCGGTCAGTTCGCGCTGGTAAGCATCCGCAACAGCGAAGATACCCTGCGCGCCTATACCCTCTCTTCCTCACCGGGGCTCAGCCCGTTCCTCAGCATCAGCGTCCGCTGCCTGCCGGACGGCGTCGGCTCGCGCTGGCTGACGCAGGAAGTACGCCCCGGCAATACCCTGTGGCTGTCCGACGCGCAGGGCGAGTTCAGCTGCGTGCAGCACCCCGCCGAACGCTATTTAATGCTGGCCGCCGGCTGCGGCGTCACGCCGATTATCTCGATGTGCCGCTGGCTGGCGGCGAACCGCCCGGCGTGCGATGTGCAGGTGATCTTCAGCGTCCGCAGCCCGGAGGCGGTGATCTTCGCCGAACAGTGGCGACAGCTGTGCGCCGCACACCCGTCGCTGAAACTGACGCTGATGGTCGAACACCGTGCGCAGCCCGGTTTTCTCAGCGGACGCATCAGCGACGCGGTACTGCGGCAGCACGTACCAGATATCGCCGAACGCCGGGTGATGACCTGCGGCCCGGTCCCCTATATGGCGCAGGTTGAACAGCTGTGCCTGGCGCTGGGCGTACCGCCCGCACGCCTGCATAAAGAGCAGTTTCACACGCCGGCGGAAAACGCCGGGCAAGCGGACAATACGCTGGCGCTGCGCATCGGCCGGCCGCTGCGTGAGTTCCGCGTACCGGTCGGCAGCACGCTGCTGGCGGCGCTGGAATCCCATCGGTTGCCGGTAACCGCCGCCTGCCGTGCCGGCGTCTGCGGCTCCTGCAAAACCCGCGTGCTCGACGGCGACTACACCACCAGCAGCACCATGACGCTGACGCCGGAAGAGATCGCCCAGGGTTACGTACTGGCCTGCAGCTGCCAACTGCACGGCGACGTCACCCTCGCCTGA
- a CDS encoding lysine exporter LysO family protein — protein sequence MYSGLLIILVPLIAGYLIPLHSHRLIQSINRLLSRMVYVILFLMGISLAFLENLSSNLLLIFQYTAAFFLCIFLANALVLYLLERKLPWRSTHKQEKLPSRLHMALESLQLCGVVLIGFLLGLTQWPWLHYATAGSEYALIFLLFLVGIQLRNSGMTLRQIIVNRRGMLVGVVVAISALAGGALAAWLLGVPVKAGLAVASGFGWYSLSAILISDAYGPVLGSTAFFNDLLRELVAIMLIPTLIRRSRSTALGLCGATSMDFTLPVLQRSGGLEIVPPAIVHGFLLSLMAPVLIALFS from the coding sequence ATGTATTCAGGACTGTTGATCATTCTGGTGCCGCTGATCGCCGGCTACCTTATCCCGCTGCACAGCCATCGCCTTATCCAGAGCATCAACCGTCTGCTCAGCCGGATGGTGTACGTTATTCTGTTTTTAATGGGCATCAGTCTGGCGTTTCTGGAAAACCTCAGCAGTAATCTGCTGCTGATCTTCCAATACACCGCCGCGTTTTTCCTCTGCATCTTCCTCGCCAACGCGTTGGTGCTTTACCTACTGGAGCGCAAACTGCCGTGGCGCAGCACGCATAAACAGGAGAAGCTGCCCTCACGCCTGCATATGGCGTTAGAGTCGCTGCAACTGTGCGGCGTAGTACTGATTGGCTTCCTGCTCGGCCTGACGCAGTGGCCCTGGCTGCACTACGCCACCGCCGGCAGCGAGTACGCGCTGATTTTCCTGCTGTTTCTGGTGGGGATTCAGCTGCGCAACAGCGGTATGACGCTGCGGCAGATCATTGTTAACCGCCGCGGCATGCTGGTCGGCGTGGTCGTGGCCATCAGCGCGCTGGCCGGCGGTGCGCTGGCGGCCTGGCTGCTGGGGGTGCCGGTGAAAGCCGGGTTGGCAGTGGCCTCCGGCTTTGGCTGGTATTCGCTGTCCGCCATTTTGATCAGCGACGCCTACGGCCCGGTACTCGGCAGCACCGCCTTCTTTAACGATCTGCTGCGCGAACTGGTGGCAATTATGCTGATCCCCACGCTTATCCGCCGCAGCCGCTCGACGGCGCTGGGCCTGTGCGGCGCCACCTCGATGGATTTCACCCTGCCGGTGCTGCAGCGCAGCGGCGGCCTGGAGATAGTACCGCCGGCCATCGTCCACGGCTTCCTGCTGAGCCTGATGGCGCCGGTACTGATCGCCCTGTTCTCCTAA
- the hcp gene encoding hydroxylamine reductase, which yields MFCVQCEQTIRTPAGNGCAYAQGMCGKTAETSDLQDLLVAALQGLSAWALQARALGIIDHQIDSFAPRAFFSTLTNVNFDSARIIGYARETIALRDTLAARCRLLEPSVTVDHPLAALQLAGDDIDSLLQQAAQFALDQDKVEVGDDVHGLRMLCLYGLKGAAAYMEHAHVLGQYDDAIYAQYHGLMAWLGTQPRDVDTLLSNAMAIGHMNFGVMAILDRGETDAYGDPQPTSVNVRPVAGKAILISGHDLKDLRMLLEQTEGQGVNVYTHGEMLPAHGYPELKKFKHLVGNYGSGWQNQQVEFAKFPGPIVMTSNCIIDPNVGHYGDRIWTRSIVGWPGVHHLDGDDFSAIIRQAQSMAGFPYSEIEHLITVGFGRQTLLNAADTVIDLVSRKKLRHVFLVGGCDGSRGERSYYTDFARAVPQDCLIMTLACGKYRFNKLDFGTLEGLPRLLDVGQCNDAYSAIMLAVKLAEKLGCGVNDLPLSLVLSWFEQKAIVILLTLLALGVKNIYTGPTAPGFLTDNLMAILNDKFGMRPITTVQQDLQAILG from the coding sequence ATGTTTTGTGTGCAATGTGAACAAACCATCCGAACCCCGGCCGGCAACGGCTGCGCCTATGCGCAGGGCATGTGCGGCAAAACCGCCGAAACCTCCGATCTGCAGGATCTGCTGGTCGCCGCGCTGCAGGGCCTGTCCGCCTGGGCGCTGCAGGCGCGCGCGCTGGGCATTATCGACCACCAGATCGACAGCTTCGCCCCGCGCGCTTTCTTTTCCACACTGACCAACGTCAACTTCGACTCGGCGCGCATTATCGGCTACGCGCGGGAGACCATCGCGCTGCGCGATACGCTGGCGGCGCGCTGCCGTCTGCTGGAACCGTCGGTCACGGTCGACCATCCGCTGGCGGCGCTGCAGCTGGCCGGCGATGATATCGACAGCCTGCTGCAACAGGCGGCGCAGTTTGCTCTCGATCAGGATAAGGTCGAGGTGGGGGACGACGTGCACGGCCTGCGTATGCTGTGCCTGTACGGGCTCAAAGGCGCTGCAGCCTATATGGAGCACGCCCACGTTCTCGGCCAGTACGATGACGCGATCTATGCCCAGTACCACGGACTGATGGCCTGGTTGGGCACCCAACCGCGCGATGTCGACACCCTGCTGAGCAATGCCATGGCCATCGGCCACATGAACTTCGGCGTGATGGCGATCCTCGACCGAGGGGAAACCGACGCGTATGGCGATCCGCAGCCCACCTCGGTCAACGTGCGTCCGGTGGCCGGTAAAGCAATTTTGATTTCCGGCCATGATTTGAAAGACTTACGCATGCTGCTGGAACAGACCGAAGGCCAGGGGGTCAACGTCTATACCCACGGCGAAATGCTGCCGGCGCACGGCTATCCGGAACTGAAAAAATTCAAACATCTGGTCGGCAACTACGGCAGCGGCTGGCAAAACCAGCAGGTGGAGTTCGCCAAATTCCCCGGCCCGATCGTCATGACCTCCAACTGTATTATCGACCCGAACGTCGGCCATTACGGCGACCGTATCTGGACCCGCAGCATCGTCGGCTGGCCGGGCGTCCATCACCTGGACGGCGATGACTTTTCCGCCATCATCCGCCAGGCGCAGAGCATGGCCGGCTTCCCCTACAGCGAGATAGAGCACCTGATCACCGTGGGCTTCGGCCGCCAGACGTTGCTCAACGCCGCCGATACGGTGATCGACCTGGTCAGCCGCAAAAAACTGCGTCATGTGTTTCTGGTCGGCGGCTGCGACGGCAGCCGCGGTGAACGCAGTTACTACACCGACTTCGCCCGCGCGGTGCCGCAGGACTGCCTGATTATGACGCTGGCATGCGGCAAATACCGCTTTAACAAACTGGATTTCGGCACGCTGGAAGGCCTGCCGCGCCTGCTGGACGTCGGCCAGTGTAATGACGCCTATTCAGCGATTATGCTGGCGGTAAAACTGGCTGAGAAACTAGGCTGCGGCGTCAACGATCTACCGCTCAGCCTGGTGCTGTCGTGGTTTGAGCAAAAAGCGATCGTCATCCTGCTGACGCTGCTGGCGCTGGGGGTGAAAAACATCTATACCGGCCCGACCGCGCCGGGCTTCCTGACCGACAACCTGATGGCGATCCTCAACGATAAATTCGGTATGCGTCCGATCACCACCGTCCAACAGGATCTGCAGGCCATTCTGGGCTGA